In Acidimicrobiales bacterium, the genomic window CGCCAGCCACCGGCTTGCGGCCGGAGGTGGGGAACGACAGAAGGCCGAGCCGCGTCCTCGGGACGACGGTGGCCGCGTTGGCCGCGTCCTTCCACCTGCTGGTGGCCATGGCCACCACCGTCGGTGGAGTCGGAACGGCGATGCGAGCGAGCATGGCGCCCAGGTCGTCCAGCTCGGCCTCACGCTCCTGGCAGTCGCGGCAGCCTCGAAGATGCTTCTCGACCTTGGCCAGGTCGGGCGACGCCAAGCTGTTGGCGGTGAAGGCGGCGAGGTGCTCGACGGTCGGCAGGCAGGCGGTCGCCACGGTGCCCCGCAGCTGGGCCTGCAGATAGCGTTCCCGCAGGCCCGACCGGGCGCGGTGGCTGAGCTGGGCCAGGCCGTTGCCGGACACCCCGAGGACCGCGGCTGTCTCGCCGACGCCGGTGTGGAGCACCTCGGTGAGCCACAGCACCGAGCGCCATCGCTCGGGGAGGCTGCGGTACGCGGCGGTGACGATCGGAAGGCGTGAGCCGGGCTCGCCCTCGGCGTCGGTCGCGCCACCGAGCTCTTCGCCATCCACCACATCGGCCCGCTCGCCCGCCCCTTCGGCATGCGGGCGCCTGGCCGCTTCGATGGCGGCGGCACGGGTCGCGGACAGCAATGCCGTCTCGAGCTGACCGGGGCTGTCGAACCGGGCGGGCCGGCCCGGCCTGAGCACCCTGACGAAGGCCTCCGCCACCGCCGCGGCGGAGTCCTTGCGCTCCCCCGTCACCGCGTACGCCAGGTCCCACGCTGGTCCGACGTGCCGCTGGCACAAGTACTCGAACGCGGAGACACCTTCCTCCTGCGTCTGGCGAGCGTCCTTCGCGCCGCTGAGCGACGAGCGGGCGGCGCCCGCGAGCCGTGCCGGCCCGTCGCCTCGCATGACCTGCACCAACGGCCTCCTTGCTGCCGGAGCCCCCCCACCTGGATTCGCCCCCAGGGCACCGACCATAGTCCTCGTGGTCCGGGTCCCTCGCGGGGCCATGATCACCTCGGCGGAGGACGACCGCAATGGTCAGAGTTGTCCATTTTCGCCCGCCCGATGGACTAGTTCGTCATGCGCGTGGACGATGGACCAGGTCATCGGGCAACTAGTCGCCGGCGAGGGTAGACGCCGTCCCCCGCATTGGGGACCGGGCGGTCCGGTCACGGTGACCAGGCCCGGAGCTGGGGCCCACCGTGTGCGAGAGTCGCGGTCGTGAACGCGACCGACTACATCGCCGCCATCGCCTCCGACGGTGCCGCCCTGGCCGACGCGGCGGCGGCGGGGTCCGAACGTCCCGTTCCCTCGTGCCCGGGCTGGGACATGTCCAAGCTCGCCCTGCACGTCGGCCTGATCCACATGTGGGCGGGCGAATGCGTTCGCCGGCGAGCATCCGAGGGCGTCGACCGCTCCACGCTCCCGCGAGCTCCCGACGGGGCGGCGCGCATCGCCTGGCTGCGGGCCTCGACCACATCCCTGGTCGAGGCGCTCGAGGCCGCCGACGACGACGATCCAGCGGGCACGTGGCGCGGCGGACCAGCCACGGCGTCCTTCTGGAGGAGACGCATGGCGCACGAGACCGCCGTGCACCGCTGGGACGCCCAGGCGGCGCTGGATCGACCGGAGCGGATCGACACCCCCCTGGCGGCGGACGGCATCGCCGAGGTCGTCGAGGTCCTCCTCCCCCTCTTCGTGCCGCAGTCGTCGGAGGGTCCCGCCCTCGGCACCCTCCACCTCCACTGCACCGACACCACGGGGGAGTGGCTGCTGTCAGTGCGGGACGGACGACTCGACGCCACTCAGGGCCACGCCAAGGGCGACGCCGCGCTGCGCGGCGAGGCCTCCGAGCTCTTCCTGACCTGCTGGGGGCGGCGATCCGGGACGGGCCCCGAGGTCGTCGGCGACGAGGCCGTCGCCCAGGGGTGGCTGGCGGTCATGGGCTGGTGAGCTGCCCTCACCGTGTGACAGGGCCGCAGCGGTGAGCGACGGGTGGGATCCCGACCAGTACGCCAGGTTCAAGGACGAGCGGGCAGCGCCCTTCTTCGACCTGCTCGCCCTGGTCCGCCCGGTGCCCAACGGATTGGCGGCCGATCTCGGGTGCGGCACCGGGGAGCTCACGGTCGCCGCCCACGACCGCCTCGGCGCCCGCCGAACCCTCGGGGTCGACTCCTCGCCGGCGATGCTGGCCAGGGCCACGCAGCTCAGTGCTGCGGGCGTCACATTTGCCGAAGGCGACGTCGCCGAGTTCGCCAGCGCCGAGCGGCTCGACGTCGTGATCTCCAACGCCGCTCTGCACTGGGTCGCCGACCACCCCGCCGTGCTGGCTCGGTGGACGGCCGCGCTCGGAGAGTCCGGCCAGCTGGCGGTCCAGGTCCCGGCGAACGCCGACCACCCCGCCCATCTTCTGGCGACCGAGCTCGCTGCAGAGGAGCCGTTTCGTTCCGCCCTCGGCGGCGTCCCGCCCCCCGACCCGGTGCGACGGGTGCTCAGGCCCGAGG contains:
- a CDS encoding maleylpyruvate isomerase family mycothiol-dependent enzyme — translated: MNATDYIAAIASDGAALADAAAAGSERPVPSCPGWDMSKLALHVGLIHMWAGECVRRRASEGVDRSTLPRAPDGAARIAWLRASTTSLVEALEAADDDDPAGTWRGGPATASFWRRRMAHETAVHRWDAQAALDRPERIDTPLAADGIAEVVEVLLPLFVPQSSEGPALGTLHLHCTDTTGEWLLSVRDGRLDATQGHAKGDAALRGEASELFLTCWGRRSGTGPEVVGDEAVAQGWLAVMGW
- a CDS encoding methyltransferase domain-containing protein, which translates into the protein MSDGWDPDQYARFKDERAAPFFDLLALVRPVPNGLAADLGCGTGELTVAAHDRLGARRTLGVDSSPAMLARATQLSAAGVTFAEGDVAEFASAERLDVVISNAALHWVADHPAVLARWTAALGESGQLAVQVPANADHPAHLLATELAAEEPFRSALGGVPPPDPVRRVLRPEDYASILDELGFADQHVRLQVYGHRLASTGEVAEWVRGTSLTRYSSRLPDDLFGEYLDQYRNRLVQTLGKQEPYFYPFKRILFWGCRRASS